From Sphingomonas nostoxanthinifaciens, a single genomic window includes:
- a CDS encoding S24 family peptidase, which translates to MKVDPRDIATRAAELAIQRRLTEREASIDASGKPDLIRDMRRGRMPSSDRLSALAATLGTTVDFLMGTTTSSLPANGADTTPDLERLPLDVPVYGTALGADLSVRDGEEVFEIEQTIIELTEIIDRVRRLPGIAGDKDAYSLTVVGNSMSPRYDDGDPIYISTRRQAAIGDYVVVQVKNGASDEVVSALVKKLVGRSSTHLELEQFNPPLRFRLERNRVARIHRVLTPRELAGR; encoded by the coding sequence ATGAAGGTCGATCCAAGAGATATCGCTACGCGCGCGGCAGAGCTGGCCATCCAGCGCAGGCTTACCGAGCGCGAAGCGTCGATCGATGCGAGCGGCAAGCCGGATCTCATTCGCGACATGAGGCGCGGTCGCATGCCCAGCAGCGATCGGCTTAGCGCGCTCGCCGCGACGCTTGGAACGACCGTCGATTTCCTCATGGGAACAACAACATCGTCTCTGCCTGCCAACGGCGCCGACACGACGCCTGATCTCGAACGGCTCCCGCTTGACGTTCCCGTCTATGGAACAGCATTAGGTGCCGACCTATCTGTGCGGGACGGCGAAGAAGTGTTCGAGATCGAGCAGACGATTATTGAACTCACGGAGATTATCGACCGCGTGCGACGACTTCCGGGTATTGCCGGAGATAAGGATGCGTACAGCCTGACCGTCGTCGGTAACTCCATGTCGCCGCGATACGATGATGGCGACCCGATTTATATTTCGACGCGCCGGCAGGCCGCCATCGGCGATTACGTCGTCGTACAGGTCAAGAATGGTGCATCAGACGAGGTTGTCTCAGCGCTGGTGAAGAAGCTGGTTGGCCGCTCGTCGACCCATCTTGAGCTTGAGCAATTCAATCCGCCTCTGCGGTTTCGGCTGGAGCGGAATCGGGTCGCACGCATTCATCGCGTTCTGACGCCGCGAGAGCTGGCGGGCAGATAA
- a CDS encoding phage portal protein encodes MNMIDRAIRAVSPVWGVKRAAARRALTVIDRADQRVSQRFVGKPADWDRNTGNPDDARLGRVVDRRRVLELVAQDPFARKALAALVNNTVGWGITGAPKKAPATFRNLWNDWLKICDWNGRLNFYGLQELAVRTMFREGECFIVLQQLSLQDAAGTVPLRLQLLDAGMLATGLTSFQGNSVVHGVEYDARGRPVAYHFYQGRPNQLWVSYQTVRILAADVIHLFVQEYVGQRHGVSVFNTVVKRLGDIDEGVEAELVRKNIEACFAAFITQGVDDEGRLFGALDADAPTPVEGLQAETLTPGMINRLAPGEGVRFGDPKASGGLAEILRLALLSSAAGTGITYEHFGDLSNVNFSSYKAGNLEFQRSTGRIQFNTIIPVFLDRVAARFQEAAFTAGMMANRTYEMNWAPPPFESIDRMGDVQADILEMAAGVESRQNLVVARGHDPDQLRADIATDRAANKLAGLVFAGDFPPTQYAAAKDPAAATAAPAN; translated from the coding sequence ATGAACATGATCGATCGCGCGATCCGCGCTGTCTCGCCGGTATGGGGCGTCAAACGCGCTGCAGCGCGTCGCGCCCTTACCGTGATAGACCGCGCCGATCAGCGCGTCAGCCAGCGGTTTGTCGGCAAGCCGGCCGACTGGGACCGGAACACAGGCAACCCGGATGACGCCCGCCTCGGCCGCGTCGTCGACCGTCGCCGCGTCCTCGAACTGGTCGCACAGGACCCGTTCGCCCGGAAGGCGCTGGCCGCGCTGGTCAACAATACCGTCGGCTGGGGCATCACCGGCGCGCCCAAGAAGGCCCCGGCTACTTTCCGCAACCTGTGGAACGACTGGCTGAAGATCTGCGACTGGAACGGCCGCCTCAACTTCTATGGGCTGCAGGAACTGGCGGTCCGCACGATGTTCCGCGAGGGCGAGTGCTTTATCGTGCTGCAGCAGCTTTCGCTGCAGGACGCTGCCGGCACCGTCCCGTTGCGGCTCCAGCTGCTCGATGCGGGCATGCTGGCCACTGGCCTCACCAGTTTCCAAGGCAATAGCGTCGTCCACGGCGTCGAATATGACGCCCGTGGCCGCCCCGTCGCCTATCACTTCTATCAGGGCCGCCCGAACCAGCTGTGGGTCAGCTATCAGACGGTCCGCATCCTCGCCGCCGACGTCATCCACCTGTTCGTTCAGGAGTATGTCGGCCAGCGCCACGGCGTCAGCGTCTTCAACACGGTCGTCAAACGGCTGGGCGACATCGACGAAGGCGTCGAGGCGGAACTGGTCCGCAAGAACATCGAAGCATGTTTCGCGGCCTTCATCACGCAGGGCGTTGACGACGAGGGCCGCCTGTTTGGTGCCCTCGATGCCGATGCCCCGACGCCGGTCGAAGGGCTGCAAGCCGAAACGCTGACTCCCGGCATGATCAACCGGCTCGCACCCGGTGAGGGCGTCAGGTTCGGCGATCCGAAGGCGTCGGGCGGGCTAGCCGAAATTTTGCGGCTGGCATTGCTATCGTCGGCGGCTGGCACGGGCATCACCTACGAGCATTTCGGCGACCTCTCGAACGTCAACTTCTCCAGCTACAAGGCCGGAAACCTTGAATTTCAGCGCTCCACCGGCCGGATCCAGTTCAACACGATCATTCCCGTGTTTCTCGACCGCGTGGCGGCTCGCTTTCAGGAGGCGGCCTTCACCGCCGGCATGATGGCGAACCGGACCTACGAGATGAACTGGGCGCCGCCGCCGTTCGAGAGCATCGACCGAATGGGCGACGTGCAGGCGGACATTCTTGAGATGGCCGCAGGCGTCGAGAGCCGACAAAATCTCGTCGTCGCGCGCGGCCATGACCCTGACCAATTGCGCGCGGACATCGCCACCGATCGCGCCGCCAACAAGCTGGCCGGGCTCGTGTTCGCCGGCGACTTCCCGCCAACCCAATACGCCGCGGCGAAAGATCCGGCCGCCGCAACGGCCGCACCGGCCAACTAG
- the ssb gene encoding single-stranded DNA-binding protein: MSGSVNKVIIVGNLGRDPESRSFQNGGKVVNLRVATSETWKDRGSGERREKVEWHQVAIFNEGLGDVAARYLRKGSKVYIEGQLQTRKWQDQSGADRYTTEIVVQGYHAQLVMLDGANGGGDRGGDDRRRSDQGQPPAGGQTSSFDSDLDDDVPF; the protein is encoded by the coding sequence ATGAGCGGTAGCGTCAACAAGGTCATCATCGTCGGCAACCTCGGCCGAGATCCGGAGAGCCGGTCGTTTCAGAACGGCGGCAAGGTCGTGAATCTGCGCGTCGCCACGTCCGAGACGTGGAAGGATCGTGGTTCCGGCGAGCGCCGCGAAAAGGTCGAGTGGCACCAGGTCGCCATCTTCAACGAAGGCCTCGGCGACGTCGCGGCGCGCTACCTGCGGAAGGGTAGCAAGGTCTATATCGAGGGCCAGCTGCAGACCCGCAAATGGCAGGATCAGAGCGGCGCCGACCGCTATACGACCGAGATCGTCGTGCAGGGCTATCACGCGCAGCTCGTCATGCTCGATGGCGCCAACGGTGGTGGCGATCGGGGCGGTGACGATCGTCGCCGATCCGATCAGGGCCAGCCGCCGGCCGGCGGCCAGACGAGCAGCTTCGACAGCGACTTGGATGATGACGTGCCCTTCTGA
- a CDS encoding phage head-tail joining protein, which translates to MAYNQGDLDALSTAMLNGIQEVTYADGRKVRYQTLADMRALRNDMKAEIAAAAAKVTPALRTTIGRICRR; encoded by the coding sequence ATGGCTTACAATCAGGGCGACCTCGACGCGCTCAGTACGGCAATGCTGAACGGCATTCAGGAGGTGACCTATGCCGATGGCCGCAAGGTTCGTTACCAGACGCTCGCCGACATGCGCGCGCTGCGCAACGACATGAAGGCCGAGATAGCCGCCGCTGCGGCAAAGGTGACGCCCGCCCTTCGAACGACGATCGGCCGGATTTGCCGTCGATGA
- a CDS encoding tyrosine-type recombinase/integrase, with protein MIEGLHFVRVAATASRPIRWYVYAWRGGPRIMTWDGPVKPKLTKDALAAYAAATEGATKAKGDTLTAAIIGWRGRAGEPDSASPEWKKLAENTKRVWGLALDQIDAKWGKHPIKLWNDPRMVADVVGWRDARAKTPRAADIGITVLAQLLQWCRLRAKVTINVAADIPTLYAGADRAEIIWTDDDLARFKAAADKENRPRVYDAIRLATLTGFRRADLAAVTFDEVSDHAIIRVALKKSRGRRRRAVIPMIPELAKLIEELRALPRNPGVNTLLVNSRGRSWTPGSLGAAVDQIRNEAKIFQPGSAELGVPDRPKHLHDCRGTFVTKLCRAGLTDREIADAAAWSPQSVATIRKFYVDDAAVVVALSKRMRRVL; from the coding sequence GTGATCGAGGGGCTGCACTTCGTGCGCGTTGCGGCGACGGCCAGCAGGCCGATTCGCTGGTACGTCTATGCCTGGCGCGGCGGCCCGAGGATCATGACGTGGGACGGGCCGGTGAAGCCGAAGCTGACGAAAGATGCACTGGCCGCCTACGCCGCCGCGACCGAGGGCGCGACCAAGGCCAAGGGCGACACGCTCACCGCTGCGATCATCGGCTGGCGCGGCCGGGCGGGCGAGCCCGATTCGGCCAGCCCCGAATGGAAGAAGCTCGCCGAGAATACGAAGCGCGTATGGGGGCTCGCGCTCGACCAGATCGACGCGAAGTGGGGCAAGCACCCGATCAAGCTGTGGAACGATCCGCGGATGGTTGCCGACGTGGTCGGCTGGCGCGACGCGCGCGCCAAGACCCCGCGCGCGGCCGACATCGGCATCACCGTGCTGGCCCAGCTGCTCCAGTGGTGCAGGTTGCGGGCGAAGGTCACGATCAACGTGGCCGCCGACATTCCGACCCTCTACGCCGGTGCCGACCGCGCCGAGATCATCTGGACCGACGACGATCTGGCGCGGTTCAAGGCGGCAGCCGACAAGGAGAACCGACCGCGCGTCTACGACGCGATCCGCCTAGCGACGCTCACGGGCTTCCGCCGGGCCGACCTTGCCGCTGTCACGTTCGACGAGGTGAGCGACCACGCGATCATCCGCGTCGCGCTGAAGAAGAGCCGCGGCCGGCGCCGTCGAGCCGTGATCCCGATGATCCCCGAACTGGCGAAGCTGATCGAGGAGCTGCGCGCCCTGCCCCGCAATCCGGGCGTAAACACGCTGCTCGTCAACAGCCGGGGGCGATCGTGGACGCCCGGCAGCCTCGGCGCCGCCGTCGACCAGATCCGCAACGAGGCCAAGATCTTCCAGCCGGGCAGCGCTGAGCTGGGCGTGCCCGATCGGCCGAAGCACCTTCACGACTGCCGCGGCACGTTCGTAACGAAGCTATGTCGGGCCGGCCTTACCGACCGCGAGATAGCGGATGCCGCAGCCTGGTCGCCGCAGTCCGTTGCCACGATCCGCAAATTCTACGTTGACGACGCGGCCGTGGTCGTGGCGCTCAGTAAGCGGATGCGACGAGTCCTTTGA
- a CDS encoding DNA adenine methylase — protein MLTIERPVLRWLGGKYRLAEWIIGHFRAHEIYVEPFGGAASVLLRKPRAYNEVYNDLDGELVNLFSVLRSADATELLRQLRLTPYARAEYLPAFEPTCDPIERARRTIVRSHLAHGTGGARMDRPTGFRTNGIMASTNVAGEWADLPDALAAVVDRLRGVVIEQLPALDLIARYDDPKALIYLDPPYLPDTWSTKSRKSGERYHTYQYELTAEDHRTLCDACNASSAMIVISGYPHPLYDELLPEWRCEQVAARAHRNSPRTEGLWINRAAADQLDRQQLSLELRVA, from the coding sequence ATGCTGACGATCGAGCGGCCTGTGTTGCGCTGGTTGGGCGGCAAGTACCGCCTTGCGGAATGGATAATCGGGCATTTCCGAGCCCACGAAATCTATGTCGAGCCGTTCGGCGGCGCAGCGTCGGTGCTGCTGCGGAAGCCGCGCGCCTATAACGAGGTTTATAATGATCTAGACGGCGAGCTGGTGAACCTGTTTTCAGTTCTCCGCTCGGCCGACGCGACCGAGCTTTTGCGCCAACTGCGGCTCACTCCCTATGCGCGAGCCGAATATCTGCCGGCGTTTGAACCGACCTGCGATCCGATCGAGCGCGCACGTCGCACGATCGTTCGATCGCATTTGGCGCACGGCACCGGCGGCGCGCGGATGGACCGTCCGACGGGTTTCCGCACGAACGGGATTATGGCCAGCACCAACGTGGCCGGCGAGTGGGCGGATCTGCCCGATGCGTTGGCGGCCGTCGTGGACCGACTGCGCGGCGTTGTCATCGAGCAGCTGCCGGCGCTGGATCTTATCGCGCGCTACGATGATCCCAAGGCGCTCATCTACCTCGATCCGCCATATCTGCCCGACACGTGGTCCACCAAATCGCGGAAGTCCGGAGAGCGGTATCATACTTATCAGTATGAACTGACCGCCGAGGATCACCGGACATTATGCGACGCATGCAACGCATCTTCGGCAATGATCGTCATCTCAGGGTATCCGCACCCGCTCTATGACGAGCTGCTGCCCGAATGGCGCTGCGAGCAGGTCGCCGCCCGCGCACACCGTAACTCGCCTCGTACAGAGGGGCTATGGATCAATCGGGCAGCCGCCGATCAATTGGATCGCCAGCAGCTCTCATTGGAGCTGCGCGTCGCATGA
- a CDS encoding phage/plasmid primase, P4 family yields the protein MTPLPSPMCSAALRYARRGWRVFPCRERDDSYVNGKGVLVLLKAKAPYIGTGVKGATTDERQIREWWKKWPKAMIGFAVGDDGLFVVDFDPRHDAETGEEFTLEALKDELELRVGAAVPASLAVRTPSSGVHVYLQQPNDGRQRLRNRVGTKKSRHLPQHVDVRAAGGYVILPPSKCEGGASAAAGEYRWLRGKADEPVVAAPSALLDLLLKRNTESDADDAGPTDAAPARPRARSDAEAAVVEAIERYGLRALQEECRSIRTAGSGARNAQLNESALKVASLTVSKPFAAIDAAMAKAMVQAAARNNPGRDDDSQLLATIESGWSAGLRNARDLAEIAASARSRHDRFADRADGRRERAAGAFPAAAPPAPHSTDNGKPSSQPGSKADAGWKIGAGGGEEDTLTRECAFLPQTDLGNLERFLKRYGEDFTFVEAWGWLAWDGRRWNRDMATAMLGRAVQDTMRAIQDEADLIRDSGIPEEPLELWSEEQKAEHARAQRGKFDRIVMAKRNAVTLFSDTIAKWGRTSEGAGHIKCIGSMAEARLSARPEDFDAAPLLVNLANGTLVFARPDRGRPASVRLVPHNRRDRITKMATAGYDPAAASPAYDAFLARVQPDADMRSFLDAWGGYNMLGDASAQKMAIFYGEGANGKGVWINTKRALLGDYAWAASINTFMSGDRQRRGSEASPDLAALAGRRMVYANEAQEGSKFDDALVKELTSDEPKGGVRELLKPPFELQITFKNTIICNNTPRIGTDHGIRRRIQIVPWGIIIPDEEQDLQLKSKLVEEAAGILNRLVRGALAFLDHGLPMPEAVREATEQYLDENDILGKFLSLCTEKVDGATIGATALHELFAAWQTWAQLLQASGKPWSPKYLAGQLEKKGYRKRKSSSMIWDNLSACYDPQDFIDSAGKPVVRELPAPRRSGASPAPPSIPSDSWAPYDDDIP from the coding sequence GTGACGCCCCTCCCGTCGCCGATGTGTTCGGCGGCGCTTAGATATGCTCGTCGTGGCTGGCGCGTCTTCCCGTGCCGGGAGCGCGACGACAGCTATGTGAACGGCAAGGGCGTGCTCGTCCTGCTGAAGGCTAAGGCGCCCTACATCGGCACTGGCGTAAAGGGCGCGACCACCGACGAGCGGCAGATCCGTGAGTGGTGGAAGAAGTGGCCGAAGGCAATGATCGGCTTCGCGGTCGGCGACGACGGCCTGTTCGTGGTCGACTTCGACCCGCGCCACGATGCGGAGACGGGCGAAGAGTTCACGCTCGAAGCGTTGAAGGATGAGCTGGAGCTGCGCGTCGGCGCGGCCGTGCCCGCGAGTCTGGCGGTTCGGACGCCGTCGAGCGGCGTCCATGTCTACCTGCAGCAGCCGAACGACGGCCGCCAACGCCTCCGCAACCGTGTCGGCACGAAGAAGAGCAGGCACCTGCCCCAGCACGTCGACGTGCGTGCCGCTGGCGGATACGTCATTCTCCCGCCGAGCAAATGCGAGGGCGGCGCGTCGGCCGCCGCCGGCGAATATCGCTGGCTGCGCGGCAAGGCCGATGAGCCGGTCGTCGCAGCGCCCTCGGCGCTGCTCGACCTGCTGCTGAAGCGGAACACCGAGAGTGATGCTGACGATGCCGGCCCGACCGACGCCGCGCCGGCGCGGCCGAGGGCGCGATCGGACGCCGAGGCCGCGGTGGTCGAGGCGATCGAGCGGTACGGCCTGCGCGCGCTGCAGGAGGAATGCCGCTCGATCCGCACCGCCGGGTCGGGCGCTCGCAATGCCCAACTCAACGAAAGCGCGCTGAAGGTCGCGTCGCTCACCGTATCGAAGCCGTTCGCCGCGATCGACGCTGCCATGGCGAAGGCAATGGTGCAGGCCGCCGCGCGCAACAATCCCGGCCGTGACGACGATAGTCAGCTCCTCGCCACGATCGAGAGCGGCTGGTCCGCCGGTCTAAGAAACGCCCGCGATCTCGCAGAGATCGCGGCTTCCGCTCGATCACGCCACGACCGCTTCGCCGATCGCGCCGATGGGCGCCGGGAGCGTGCCGCCGGCGCCTTTCCCGCCGCCGCGCCCCCCGCCCCGCATTCGACGGATAATGGCAAGCCATCCTCCCAACCGGGAAGCAAAGCGGATGCCGGCTGGAAAATAGGGGCCGGGGGCGGCGAGGAGGATACGCTCACGCGCGAATGCGCCTTCCTGCCACAGACTGACCTGGGCAATCTCGAACGCTTCCTGAAGCGCTACGGCGAAGATTTCACGTTCGTCGAGGCGTGGGGCTGGCTCGCATGGGACGGCCGGCGCTGGAACCGCGACATGGCCACGGCGATGCTCGGCCGCGCCGTGCAGGACACGATGCGGGCGATACAGGATGAGGCCGATTTGATCCGCGACAGCGGCATTCCGGAGGAGCCGCTCGAACTATGGAGCGAAGAGCAGAAGGCCGAGCATGCACGCGCCCAGCGCGGCAAGTTCGACCGCATCGTTATGGCCAAACGCAATGCCGTGACGCTATTTTCCGATACAATCGCCAAGTGGGGTCGCACCTCCGAAGGCGCCGGCCATATCAAATGCATCGGCAGCATGGCGGAGGCGCGTCTATCGGCGCGGCCGGAAGATTTCGACGCGGCGCCGCTGCTCGTCAATCTGGCGAACGGCACGCTTGTGTTCGCGCGCCCCGATCGCGGCCGACCGGCGAGCGTGCGCCTGGTGCCGCATAATCGGCGCGATCGGATCACGAAGATGGCTACGGCCGGATACGATCCGGCGGCGGCCAGTCCCGCCTACGATGCCTTTCTCGCCCGTGTGCAGCCCGATGCCGACATGCGGTCGTTCCTCGACGCGTGGGGCGGCTACAACATGCTCGGCGACGCCTCGGCACAGAAGATGGCGATCTTCTACGGCGAGGGTGCCAACGGCAAAGGCGTCTGGATCAACACCAAGCGCGCGCTGCTCGGCGACTATGCCTGGGCGGCTTCGATCAACACATTCATGTCGGGCGATCGACAGCGGCGCGGATCGGAGGCGTCGCCGGATCTGGCCGCGCTCGCCGGCCGCCGGATGGTCTACGCGAACGAGGCGCAGGAAGGGTCGAAATTCGACGATGCGCTGGTGAAGGAACTGACGAGCGACGAGCCGAAGGGCGGCGTGCGCGAGCTGCTGAAGCCACCGTTCGAGCTGCAGATCACGTTCAAGAATACGATCATCTGCAACAACACGCCGCGCATCGGCACCGATCACGGCATCCGCCGGCGTATCCAGATCGTGCCGTGGGGCATCATCATCCCTGACGAAGAGCAGGATCTCCAGCTCAAGTCCAAGCTGGTCGAGGAAGCCGCCGGCATCCTCAACCGGCTCGTTCGGGGCGCGCTCGCCTTCCTCGATCACGGTCTGCCCATGCCGGAGGCGGTTCGCGAGGCGACCGAGCAATATCTCGACGAAAACGACATCCTCGGCAAATTCCTCTCGCTCTGCACGGAGAAGGTAGACGGCGCCACGATCGGCGCCACCGCGCTGCATGAGCTGTTCGCGGCATGGCAGACGTGGGCGCAGCTCCTGCAGGCGAGCGGCAAGCCTTGGTCGCCGAAATACCTCGCCGGGCAGCTGGAGAAGAAGGGCTATCGCAAGCGCAAGTCCAGCTCGATGATCTGGGACAATCTGTCGGCCTGCTACGATCCGCAGGACTTCATCGACAGCGCCGGTAAGCCGGTCGTGCGCGAGCTGCCGGCGCCGCGTCGCTCAGGCGCCTCCCCCGCGCCCCCGTCCATCCCCTCCGACAGCTGGGCGCCCTATGACGACGATATTCCCTGA
- a CDS encoding DNA cytosine methyltransferase encodes MPTAVSLFSGCGGSDDGLRAAGFDVLMANDVLAYARDLYTENFGGTEYVLKDIRQIKHFPSADLLIGCYPCQGFSQAGVRQPDRNINFLYREFVRALRLIKPKAFVVENVSGMVREDNFHLFQNQVVRFRTSGYRVRSAILDARHFGVAQERRRLFFVGIRSDLGETYEFPHPTHRLPGEEPSSLPQCPTIKDAIGDLPAWPEGEIDVQPFHWYYLSRNRYRGWDEQSKTIVASSRHAPLHPSSPKLLRVHTDKWIFESDAPARRISYREAARLQGFGDLRFPETQGIASRYRVIGNAVPPPVFKAVAAALPDVW; translated from the coding sequence ATGCCAACAGCTGTATCATTATTTTCAGGATGTGGCGGTTCCGATGACGGTTTGCGCGCCGCCGGCTTTGACGTCCTAATGGCGAATGACGTACTCGCCTATGCTCGGGATCTCTACACGGAGAATTTTGGTGGAACCGAGTACGTTCTCAAAGACATCCGGCAAATTAAGCATTTTCCATCGGCAGATCTATTGATCGGTTGCTATCCATGCCAAGGCTTTAGCCAGGCGGGGGTGCGCCAACCTGACCGAAATATAAATTTCCTTTATCGGGAATTTGTGCGGGCCTTGCGACTAATAAAGCCGAAAGCTTTTGTCGTAGAGAATGTGTCGGGCATGGTGCGCGAGGACAATTTCCATTTGTTCCAGAACCAAGTCGTCAGATTTAGAACAAGCGGATATCGTGTTCGCTCGGCAATCCTCGATGCACGCCACTTTGGGGTGGCGCAGGAGCGACGGCGACTATTTTTTGTTGGAATCCGTAGCGACCTCGGAGAAACATATGAGTTTCCCCATCCAACTCATCGACTTCCTGGGGAAGAACCATCAAGTCTGCCTCAGTGCCCGACTATAAAAGATGCGATTGGGGATCTTCCGGCGTGGCCCGAGGGCGAGATAGATGTACAGCCTTTCCACTGGTATTATCTTTCGCGAAATCGATATCGTGGCTGGGACGAGCAAAGCAAAACGATAGTCGCGAGTAGCCGACACGCGCCGCTTCACCCGTCTAGCCCAAAGCTTTTGCGGGTGCATACAGACAAGTGGATCTTTGAAAGCGATGCTCCTGCTCGGCGGATTTCCTATCGTGAGGCGGCCCGCCTACAGGGTTTCGGGGATCTCCGTTTCCCTGAAACACAAGGAATTGCTTCGCGTTACCGAGTAATAGGGAATGCTGTTCCGCCGCCGGTTTTTAAAGCTGTTGCAGCGGCGCTACCCGACGTCTGGTGA
- a CDS encoding terminase gpA endonuclease subunit, whose translation MATAAQLPAPRWSIPPFETGAQIFARLAHLVAPREKLTVSQWARRNTSFDLDALPWHAEVMDALSDPDTAEVGLLGPAQAGKSTIGLSWLGWVVDQAPDNFFLCQPDRSATSKFVVSRVDPFIKETSSVKTKLLDLSNANNMFLKQFQGMFLYSVWPVPGQFIQVPARYGWLDDFDQMDDDIGGTEEKAGQGSAIKLVEGRLTTRKGRDTKFVSSSPADETGGKTEAFVEGGTDERLHPECPTCGDRWAIDIRRDLRFDDTGDEDLAERTAHVICGANGCLLDPADRRALLNSLARLPRKGFVPARPGASNRRRSFRVDGLLAFTTWPDLAREWREAQRTWATRQDEAPLRTFMNTKAGVNYRSILSGEKPLETESLLDRREKGWKAGTVPAGVKVVVTTVDVQQKSFQCATIGIGEKRELWLIDRWSIDTLSDGLTTVQPLRYREHWSALLPLFSREWKLADGSGRSVRALTVAIDARGGESDLAIGFWHMAAAAGIHPTRVTLLQGGNNPKAALISPARRSDQRSNGGQKRNSPGIWTINVHWLKNILDAMLRRDKPGPGYVHLAGNLAEVHVDEITAEQLDKGKWKKIRPRNETWDLLVYALAAILRRPFAQSRLDMRWVPPDFRVPDPIGPAAAEIEPDEVAATVAAARPAPVKAKTDSRKQLIRTRPSPNWLNRRGR comes from the coding sequence ATGGCGACGGCAGCACAATTGCCCGCGCCGCGGTGGTCGATCCCGCCATTTGAGACCGGCGCGCAGATATTTGCCCGACTGGCGCACCTCGTCGCGCCGCGCGAGAAGCTGACGGTCAGCCAGTGGGCGCGCAGGAACACCAGTTTCGACCTCGATGCCTTGCCTTGGCATGCCGAAGTGATGGACGCGCTGTCCGATCCGGACACGGCCGAGGTCGGCCTGCTCGGCCCGGCGCAGGCAGGCAAGTCCACGATCGGGCTCAGCTGGCTCGGCTGGGTCGTCGATCAGGCGCCCGATAACTTCTTTTTGTGCCAACCGGATCGATCGGCGACGTCCAAATTCGTCGTTTCTCGCGTCGATCCGTTCATAAAAGAGACGTCCAGCGTCAAAACGAAGCTGCTGGACCTCTCCAACGCCAACAATATGTTCCTGAAGCAATTTCAGGGCATGTTCCTCTATTCGGTCTGGCCGGTGCCCGGCCAGTTCATCCAGGTGCCGGCCCGCTACGGCTGGCTCGATGACTTCGACCAGATGGACGACGACATCGGTGGCACCGAGGAGAAGGCCGGCCAAGGCTCGGCGATCAAGCTGGTCGAGGGACGTCTCACGACCCGCAAGGGCCGCGACACGAAGTTCGTATCGTCATCCCCGGCCGACGAAACCGGCGGCAAGACCGAGGCTTTCGTCGAGGGCGGGACGGACGAGCGACTGCACCCGGAATGCCCGACGTGCGGCGACCGTTGGGCGATCGACATTCGACGCGACCTGCGCTTCGACGACACCGGCGACGAGGACCTGGCGGAGCGCACCGCCCACGTGATCTGCGGCGCCAACGGCTGCCTGCTCGATCCGGCCGACCGTCGTGCCTTGCTGAACAGTCTGGCGCGGCTGCCTCGAAAAGGGTTCGTGCCGGCGCGGCCGGGGGCGAGCAACCGACGCCGCAGCTTCCGGGTCGACGGCCTGCTGGCTTTCACGACCTGGCCGGACCTCGCGCGCGAATGGCGCGAGGCGCAACGCACCTGGGCGACCCGGCAGGACGAGGCGCCGCTGCGCACGTTCATGAACACCAAGGCCGGCGTGAACTACCGCTCGATCCTGTCGGGCGAGAAGCCGCTTGAGACCGAGAGCCTGCTCGACCGGCGCGAGAAGGGCTGGAAAGCCGGCACCGTCCCGGCCGGCGTGAAGGTCGTCGTCACTACCGTCGACGTGCAGCAGAAGAGCTTCCAGTGCGCGACGATCGGCATCGGCGAAAAGCGCGAGCTGTGGCTGATCGATCGCTGGTCGATCGATACCCTTTCGGACGGTCTGACAACGGTGCAGCCGCTGCGCTACCGGGAGCATTGGTCTGCGCTGCTCCCGCTGTTCAGCCGCGAATGGAAACTGGCGGACGGATCGGGTCGCTCGGTTCGTGCGCTGACCGTCGCGATCGACGCGCGCGGCGGCGAAAGCGACCTGGCGATTGGCTTCTGGCATATGGCGGCGGCTGCCGGCATCCACCCGACGCGCGTCACGCTTCTGCAGGGCGGCAACAATCCGAAGGCCGCACTGATCAGCCCCGCCCGCCGGTCGGATCAGCGCTCGAACGGCGGCCAGAAGCGCAATTCGCCGGGCATCTGGACGATCAACGTCCATTGGCTGAAGAACATCCTCGACGCGATGCTGCGCCGGGACAAGCCTGGCCCCGGATATGTCCATCTCGCGGGCAATCTCGCCGAAGTGCATGTCGACGAGATCACCGCCGAACAGCTCGACAAGGGCAAGTGGAAGAAGATCCGTCCGCGCAACGAGACATGGGATCTGCTCGTCTACGCTTTGGCTGCCATCCTGCGCCGTCCGTTCGCACAATCGCGGCTCGACATGCGTTGGGTGCCCCCGGATTTCCGGGTGCCTGATCCCATCGGGCCGGCAGCGGCCGAGATCGAGCCGGACGAGGTAGCGGCAACCGTCGCCGCGGCCCGACCCGCCCCGGTCAAAGCAAAGACCGACAGTCGCAAACAACTTATTCGCACCAGGCCCAGCCCGAACTGGCTCAACCGACGAGGACGCTGA